The proteins below come from a single Pelagibaculum spongiae genomic window:
- a CDS encoding GNAT family N-acetyltransferase, with product MKTLAINGSTIESLKTRGLSLKSFPGHYEIIKLLCEPKLYNERKSRNETTIDFLKDDPSTYFCHKLITINLGDNILGYLELNFENDRELHLETVQVADNSLRKGYGNLLILLLIIIGRLNPFSKISLTDVSEIEGLYEKYGFILINPKSSRYELDLRSGITGDLLKRLAKVQLQPFDNKIIKHISDFDPSL from the coding sequence ATGAAAACACTCGCTATAAATGGTTCAACTATTGAATCATTAAAAACCAGAGGCTTATCATTAAAATCTTTTCCTGGGCATTATGAAATAATCAAACTACTATGTGAGCCAAAACTATATAATGAACGAAAATCTAGAAATGAAACGACCATTGATTTTTTGAAAGATGATCCTAGCACTTACTTTTGTCATAAATTAATAACTATCAATTTAGGTGATAATATTTTAGGTTATCTCGAACTAAACTTTGAAAACGACAGAGAGCTTCATTTAGAAACAGTACAAGTCGCAGATAATTCTTTAAGAAAAGGCTATGGAAATTTACTAATACTTTTACTTATAATTATTGGACGATTAAATCCATTTTCTAAAATAAGTCTGACGGATGTTTCAGAAATTGAAGGCCTCTATGAAAAATATGGATTTATTCTGATAAATCCTAAATCAAGCCGATATGAATTAGACTTAAGATCAGGAATTACAGGAGACTTACTAAAGAGGCTTGCTAAAGTTCAATTGCAACCTTTCGATAATAAAATTATAAAACATATTTCTGATTTTGATCCTTCTTTATAG